In the genome of Fluviispira sanaruensis, the window GAGCTGAAATTAAGATATGCTGTACAAGAAGCCCAAATGGATGCTTTACGTAAGGAACATAGTCTTAAACTGGAACACCTTGAAAAAGAAATCAGACTTGAAATGAGGGTCGAAAAAACTAATGTTCCCGTTAAGCAGTTCTATGAATAAGAGCTCAATGTTATTTATCTAATATTAATCATTAAAAAATAATCACCAATTTGGAAAACAATGAAAATGCCTGCAATAAGATGGATGATAAATAAATTTATTTTCTTTTTTCTCAAAATTTTTACCAACATATATGTGAAAAATCCGATTAGATAATAACGCTATAAAAATTGTTAGACCAGAATGCTCATTAACAATTACATTCTTTGATACCTTTGAAAAGTCTTTCCATACTTCTAAATTAGGATGGCGATGATTTTTATTTCCAGATAAATATTCAAATTTTTCAAATTTGGTATTGGGATCAAGTGTTCTATTTGCATTCGTTGAAAAGACGCTGAACTCAGGTTTTAATCTAGATGCTAATCCTTCCTTCCAATCACCATGTGCTCCATGATGCATTACTTGAAAATTTAAAATCCTTTCCATTCTATACTTTGATAGATAGTTGGATAATGCTTTAAAATTATTATCACTTTTTAAATTACCATCTCCAGTATATAATGATCCAAATTTTTGTTTTGAATTTAAGTTAGAATTTTTATAAATATTTTGTGATGGACCAGTGTATAGAAATAAAGAAGATTCATTTTTTATTTTACTTCGCTTTTTTTTCTTTATATCTTTGATTTTATCATCATATATATTTTTTAATTTTTTAATAATATTATTAATTATTTCTATTTTGTTTTTTTCATTGCTTTTAGATATAATTTCATTGATTCTATTATTATAATATTTAACTTCAACTTTTATTTTTTCTTTAAAATCATTATTATTATAAAATTCTATGCTTGGGTCATTGTAAAAAATAAATTCCCAAAAGTTTTTTAAACTAATAATTGTCCTTTTTTTTAAAATTTCAACTTTTTTATTATCTGGTTTTATGAAGTAATTTTTATTATCATTTTCTTTTTTTTCTTCAAATTCATATTTTATTATATAGTCATTGTCATTTTCATTTTCTGAAAATTTATTCTCTTCTGGAATTTGTTCATCATTACCGCTTTTTCTTATCAAAATGATTTTTTCAACTTTATCACTAAAAAAATCATTAGGATTAATAAAAAAATTAAAAAATTTGATTTTATCTTCATTTTTTATGTATTTCTTTTTAAATGCAAAATAAAATAATAATAATCTTTCCTCTATTTCTAGATAAGGAAGTACGATTGTTTTAATTTTTTCACATTTAGATACTAGATTACTTATTCCTTTGTAATGATCTTCATCAAAATGAGAAACTATTAAAAGATCAAGAACATGTTTTTTATTCATATCCTTGAAAAATAAGTCAGTCAATTTGTCAATATTATTCTCTTGACCTGTTGTACCACAGTCATAGATCCAAGAAAATCTTATTGTATCTTTATCGCATATTTTTCCAGAAGTAAATAAACCTTGTCCTACAGGATAATAGTTTAAATGTACGCATCTAAATTTATCTGACATTATAAATTCTTTCATTACAGTTAAATTCTATTAAAAATTAACATTTTTATCAATATTTTCATTTTTATCAATATTTTCATTTAAAAACAGACAAATTAAATATATTTAATTTGTCTGTTTTTAAATGCAGGCATGGTTCCTTCAAGTACATTTATAATTTTTTCTTTTATCTTGGGATTTTCAATGGCTCCAGAATCATATTTAACAGAATAATTATCTTTTTTATCAAGCATTGAATATATAATTTGTTCAGCATCACATACAACTGCTAAATTTGGATTGTGAGTTACCATAATAATTTGTCTTCGTTTCTTGGCTTCTTTGATGCAGGGGACTAAGACATCAAAAATTGTATGATTATCTAAATTATCTTCTGGCTGATCTATTAATAAAGGAAAATCTCTTTTATCAACGAGTAAATAAAAAGCTAGAAGTAATGTACCCTTTTCACCGGGAGAAAGCTGAGCAACCTCTTTACCAGATAATTTCATAGTAAATTTTGGAGTAAGATACTCAAGACCATAGATGAATTTATAGAAATCAGAAATATTTGAACTTTTCTTCAATTGTTTAGAAATAGATATAAATTTATTATTTTTTCCCTTGTCTAATTTAGATTGAATAGTATTTAAAAATTTTTCAAGACCATCTATTGTTTCAAAATCAGCGTCTGACAATATTGTATTAATAAGTTTTTCAGATTCTTCACTACCATAAAAATTTCCTGCAGATGATTTATCTATATATTCTAAAAATTTCTCTTTAAATACTGAATATGTGATTGAAACGTTAAATTTAAAATCCAATTTATCAGCAGCAATCGGATTTCTATCGACAAAGTTTTGAACAGGTTGATACAAATTTTTATAGACATTTGATAATTTAATTATTTTATCAAAAATATTCTTTGAAATTGAATTTCTATATATTCTTGCATTCAAAAGATTATTCTCTAAATTATTTAAGTCTTCTCGTTTTAATTTTAAATTTTCTAAAATTCCATCTAATTTTAATTTTTTACTTTCCCATACCTTAAAATTTTCTAAATATTCTTGATATTTTCTATTTGGCTCATCACAGAGCGATTTTTTATCAAATAATTCATTCTTTATTTCAATTAATTTAAAATTAGCTCCATTTTCATTTGTCATATCAAGATATTTTTCAATATTTTTTAATGTATTGTTAATCTCTAGTTGCTTTTTTATAACAGGATCAAGATTTAATTTAAATTCAATCAAACTATCTGAAATTTCTAAAATATTTTTATATGTATTAATCTCGCCTTTTATTTTTCCAATCTGGCTTTCAGCAGATTTCATTCTATCTACTAATAATTTTGCATCTTCTGATAATATTTTAAGTTTCTTCATTTCTATGCTTTTATTATCAATTTCAATTTCAAATTGATTTTTTCGATTTTCAAGATCTTGAATATTTTTTAAAAGTAGCTTAGTTTCTTCATTTTGTTGTATGTTAACTTCAGGGGAAACAACCTTATTGGGTTGTGTCAAAATGTGAGCCTCCAATTCTTGTTTTGTTTGAGTTATATCTGAATTTAACTTTGATAAATAACTATCTAATCGCATTTCTTCCAGAACTTTAACTTTTTGGTTAGATGAGTTAAGTTCTTTTTTTAATTCATCAATCTCAAAATTAGTTTCTTTAGTTTTAAATTCTATTAATGAATCGATATCAGCCATCCCCAATCGATCTGCTTCGGGAACATGAGAAAATATAATTTCCCTGAGTTCTTTTTCAAATTCACTAACTTCAGATTTTGAAATATCATTGCATATTTTTTCTAATAAATTTTGTGGGATTAATTTAACTTTACTTACATCATCTTCAGACGAAGAATCAGAAAGTTTTTTTTCAAATGTT includes:
- a CDS encoding TrlF family AAA-like ATPase translates to MNMQNEKDKIYEKTFEDGSKWYKWDLHVHTPSSIIHNYRGKDQGEQWDKFIEDLESLPKEFKALGINDYLFLDGYEKVLEYKNKGRLANIDLILPVIEFRIDSFAGTEDKLKKMNIHVIFSNHLTPEQIKSQFLSKLSQSVNLDHLESKETWHGVIDKESLIDLGKQIKKNSLTSKTPDCSDIKLGFNNLFISKDRLFDSLDNTFLQDKYITAIGKTEWSEFKWSEGAIASKKSLINKVDFVFTSAENTKNLNKSKEQLKTSNVNSRLMDCSDAHHYSTSNEKDKIGKCFTWIKGDLTFDALKYAIVEYEQRVYLGDEPLKKLLVKNNPTKYIKNVEIKKINESSLDESWFNLDLDLNPDLVAIIGNKGNGKSALVEIIGLAGNSKTDEHFLFLHKDKFQTRKNNKSEHFKVKIKMVDGVTFEKKLSDSSSEDDVSKVKLIPQNLLEKICNDISKSEVSEFEKELREIIFSHVPEADRLGMADIDSLIEFKTKETNFEIDELKKELNSSNQKVKVLEEMRLDSYLSKLNSDITQTKQELEAHILTQPNKVVSPEVNIQQNEETKLLLKNIQDLENRKNQFEIEIDNKSIEMKKLKILSEDAKLLVDRMKSAESQIGKIKGEINTYKNILEISDSLIEFKLNLDPVIKKQLEINNTLKNIEKYLDMTNENGANFKLIEIKNELFDKKSLCDEPNRKYQEYLENFKVWESKKLKLDGILENLKLKREDLNNLENNLLNARIYRNSISKNIFDKIIKLSNVYKNLYQPVQNFVDRNPIAADKLDFKFNVSITYSVFKEKFLEYIDKSSAGNFYGSEESEKLINTILSDADFETIDGLEKFLNTIQSKLDKGKNNKFISISKQLKKSSNISDFYKFIYGLEYLTPKFTMKLSGKEVAQLSPGEKGTLLLAFYLLVDKRDFPLLIDQPEDNLDNHTIFDVLVPCIKEAKKRRQIIMVTHNPNLAVVCDAEQIIYSMLDKKDNYSVKYDSGAIENPKIKEKIINVLEGTMPAFKNRQIKYI